ACCTTCGTCGACACGCGCGGCAACGACGCCGTCCACGAGGGCACCGTCGTCCGCTCGCTGCACATTCCGGCCGGCAAGTCGGTGGCCAGCTACGGCGCGTGGGTCGTCGACCCGACGACCGACCACAACCCGCTGGTGCTGCTCGCGGGGAGCCAGGAGCAGGCGCACGAGATGCGCGATCACCTGGTCCGCGTGGGGATCGACTCGGTGGCCGGCTACGTGACCGGCATCGAGGAGCTGCCGACCTTCGTCCCGCAGCTGATCCAGCCCGAGGAGCTCGACGGGTTCGAGCGGGCGATGCTCCTGGACGTCCGGAACAAGACCGAGCACGCCGCCGGCCACATCCCCGGCTCGTACCAGCTCAGCGGTGGCCGCGTGATGTGGCACCTGGACGAGCTGCCCGAGAACGGGACGATCGTGAGCTACTGCCAGTCGGGCGTGCGCAACGCCGTCGCGGCCAGCGCGCTGCGCCGCGCGGGGTACGACGTCGTCGAGCTGGACGGCAGCTACGCCGCCTGGAGCGCCGGCCGGACCGCGGTTCCCGCCGCCTGAGGCCACCGGCCTCTCCACGACCGCCCGGGGTAGCCCCCCTGCTCCGGGCCCTGCCCGGGCGCGTCTAAGACGCGCCCGGGCAGATCTCATCCCCGGCCGCCGCAAGGAAGGACGCACGCCCATGGGCAACCTGACGCACCCGCGAGAAGAAAGCACGCCGCCGGCGCTCGGCCTGCGCGCGAACCTGGCGCAGTTCATGCTGCTGGTGACCGTGAACGCGCTGGTCGGCGGCACCCTGGGCCAGGAGCGCACGCTGCTGCCGCTGCTCGCCGCCCAGACCTTCCACATCGGCCTGTACACCAGCGCGCTGACCTACATCATGGCCTTCGGCCTGTCCAAGGCGGCGACGAACTACTTCGCCGGCACGCTGAGCGACCGGTACGGGCGCAAGCCCGTGCTCGTCGCCGGATGGCTCGTGGCGATCCCGGTACCGGTGATGCTCATCCTCGCCCCGTCGTGGGGCTGGGTGGTGGCCGCGAACGTCCTGCTGGGCATCAGCCAGGGCCTCACCTGGTCCACCGCGGTGATCATGAAGATGGACCTCGTCGGCCCCCGCCAGCGGGGGCTGGCGATGGGCTTCAACGAGGCGGCGGGATATCTGGGCGTCGCCGTGACCGCGCTGGCCACCGGCTACCTCGCCGCCACGTTCGGCCTGCGCCCGGCGCCCTTCCTGCTCGGCGCGGCGTACATCGCGCTCGGCCTGGGACTGACCGTCTGGCGGGTGCGCGAGACCCACCACCATGCCCGCGCCGAGGCACAGCAGCACGTGGCCCGGTCCGCCGACGCGCACGCGACGCTCAGCACCCGCCAGGTGTTCGGCCTCACCAGCTTCCGCGACCGCTCGCTGTCCGCCGCGAGCCAGGCCGGCATGGTGAACAACCTGAACGACGGGCTCGCGTGGGGCATCTTCCCTGTGCTGTTCGCCGGAGCGGGCCTGAGTCTCGGCCAGATCGGCATCCTGGCCGCGGCCTACCCGGCGGTGTGGGGAGCCGGACAGCTCGTCACCGGTGCGGCGTCCGACCGGTGGGGGCGCAAGTGGCTGATCGTCGCCGGGATGCTCGTGCAGGCGGTCGCTCTCGCGCTCACCGCGACCCTGCACGGCTTCGGTCCCTGGCTGCTCGCCGCGGCCCTGCTGGGCGTCGGGACCGCCCTGGTCTACCCGACACTGCTGGCCGCGATCGGGGACGTGGCCCACCCGTCGTGGCGGGCCCGGTCGGTCGGCGTCTACCGGCTGTGGCGCGACGGGGGCTTCGCGGTCGGCGCCCTGCTGTCCGGGATCCTCGCCGACGCCTTCGGGATCCCCGTGACGATCGTCGTGGTGGCGGTGCTGACCGCCGTCTCGGGTGCCGTGGTGGCGGTGCGGATGCGCGGTGACGACCACTCCCGGTAGGCGCATGACACACTGGCTGGGCATCACCGTCGTCCCCAGGAAGCTCCCCGTTGTCGCAGACCACCACCTTGAGCCGAGCCGGCGTCGTGAGCCGGCTGTCGCTGGCCTCCATCGCCCTCCTGCTCGTGCTGTACGGGACGTTCTTCGGCT
The sequence above is drawn from the Cumulibacter manganitolerans genome and encodes:
- a CDS encoding MFS transporter; this encodes MGNLTHPREESTPPALGLRANLAQFMLLVTVNALVGGTLGQERTLLPLLAAQTFHIGLYTSALTYIMAFGLSKAATNYFAGTLSDRYGRKPVLVAGWLVAIPVPVMLILAPSWGWVVAANVLLGISQGLTWSTAVIMKMDLVGPRQRGLAMGFNEAAGYLGVAVTALATGYLAATFGLRPAPFLLGAAYIALGLGLTVWRVRETHHHARAEAQQHVARSADAHATLSTRQVFGLTSFRDRSLSAASQAGMVNNLNDGLAWGIFPVLFAGAGLSLGQIGILAAAYPAVWGAGQLVTGAASDRWGRKWLIVAGMLVQAVALALTATLHGFGPWLLAAALLGVGTALVYPTLLAAIGDVAHPSWRARSVGVYRLWRDGGFAVGALLSGILADAFGIPVTIVVVAVLTAVSGAVVAVRMRGDDHSR